The Coffea arabica cultivar ET-39 chromosome 6e, Coffea Arabica ET-39 HiFi, whole genome shotgun sequence genome contains the following window.
CACTAATTATTTCTCATTTGCTCCTTCGATTTCGAATTCCTATCCTACTTATCAACAGATTTATATATAATCTGTGAAAGACTCTAATGAGGACACTTTTATCCTGCATTCCGGATCCTATTCGTGTTCTGAAGATTTTCAAAGGAATAACTAATTTGAAACATAGCTTCAGCATGAGTAGCATTGAGAATTtgaaattacgggtcctcagcAATTCCTAACTTGAGGCTAGCTGCAATCCTTTCACTCATCATTCGCTTATCAAGGACGTGAAATTACTTGTAGAAGGTTCGGTTTGAGATTATCCATAAATTTAAAGTTCTTGAAATCTATCCTCTTTCTACCCTAACCACTTCAGTCCATACGCACCATTTATTGAAACTTCCACTCTTCTAACCAAGTTAATAATCATCTAGTATTGAAGAACAGGGGCAGAGCTAAGTGTAGTTCCCCCACCCCCAACcccaacagaaaaaaaaaaaatcattttgaaaaaaatcattttgtaAGCCAAGAAAGTTTGAAAACTTTGCAAGTTACTCTctgtccccccccccccccccaaaaaaaattgaaattcttttttctatttACATTCTCCACCTGCTAAACAATGAAGAGACCCATAATTGTTACGCCTAAGAAGGGTCTTGATTTAAGGTTTAATATGGATGTTAGTACAAGAATAAAATCTTTTAACGTTTTTAAGCTCTTTACTGCCACATTATTGCACAATCAAGACTTAGAGTATAATAACATAGAAAAAAAAGATGCATGCTTAACTTTTGTGTCCTTTGAACTCTACTGATACTACTATTTATGTGGTGTCAGGGATTTACCCTGATCTTAGGATCCTGGCACCACTGAAAATGTATGTACTATAACTCTAATGAATTCATGCACGAGCCTGTTGCTCATCAGCAGGAAACCTTCCAGAAGTTGCTTATCAAAATTAGCAGAACACATGGAACTCTGATTACAAGAACTTCGCGGAAGATCCCGAAGTACAATAAATTCTGATTTTTGTCATTAGTAGGACTAGCATTTGACAGATAAGTTATAGTGCTCATTCACTTTAGTTTGCCAGGcctagcagcagcagcagcagcagctagCTGTTACAAATCCTACATATACAACAATGCATAATGGAGAGAGCCTTGGGAATAGATCTAGGCTCATAGTCCCCAGTCCCCACTCCACCCTCATTGGTTCGTTTCCAAGGAGATGACTGATGAGGAGGTCATGGCGGCCATCCTCTTCCAAATAAACTAGAAAGAataagaagaagatgatgaaaaagaaaactatAGCGACGTCATCCTAGGCCATCATGCTTTTCACATGGTCGCCCTAATATTATACTAGGCAGCAAATTTTGCATTAATCCCAGTTCTCTGTTTCCCTTTCTTGTCCCCTTACCTCAATATTCTTCTCCTCTTTTCATGACTAGTGAGTGGTTTCTCCATATCATTCGTTCCCATCTCTGATCTCCCGCTACCTTCCAAGTTCCAACACCACCACCATCATCCAAACCCACTCCATCATGCCTGTCTATACAACAAAAGAGCAGCAGCAGTACCTAGCTAGAATTTTCAATATCTGTTATGTCATCGATCAAACATTGGAAGTACTTAATTTGTCTATATCTATTCAAAAGCTTAGGAGAGTAGTATAACGATATAGCCCCTTGCTTTTGTCCACCTTATGAGCAACATTTTAGGCAATGGGGCTATAGACCTGCATGAGCAGTGTTTTGATGAGTTCCCATGATTTGCTCAACTTAGTATTTCTTTATTTCACCAATTGAATTAGCATGACATGTCTCCGCTGGAGGAGCTGATCTTTCTTACACATGACTCTGTATGGTACCATAGCATGTTATACAggcttcattcatttgactCTAATCTCCCCTTCTGTATTACTACAATTGTATATTTTCCCTCTGGGCTCGACATATGGGGACCCACATCAGGAATGTGTGATGATGAATGATTGATGCCACAAGCATATTGTACGTTTGAAGGAATAAAAATATAAGAATATTGCATGCAGGCATGCCTTCTTGTTAGCTCTGTCTTCATGTACTTTCATATTGGCAACTTGTACTAAAAAGATCGGAAATGGGGCAGGAACGGTTGTCTCTGACAACCGTTCCTGCGAGTTCACGGCTgtgattttggcccaaaaatttgtgcggctcAGATCACATGTGATAACTCGATTTTCACACCATGTATGGATCCCACAAAAAAGTGTTCTAAAATTACGCTATGTATAAAGAAAGTTACACCGTGTGCTATCGATGTTACGCGCAGTGCAAAATGCACACAATTGGTACAAACGGTTGCACTGCAACCGTTTGTACCCCTTGTCCAGAAAGATCTATTTTTAGATGGGGCAGTAGTTAATGATCAATTAATCCAGGGTTGTCTTCGCATGTATCATGGTCACAATGTCGTGACGACTGAGCCAGGGATTTGAGTGTTTGGTAACAGGCAAACTCACATGCAGGTTACAGATCTAGGGTTACACtgctaaattttcaaaaaagtTTATGTTCCGGGGAAGTAATTCTATTCTAACTGGTTTACCAGCGTGATCGTGCCCAACTTGTCGTGGCTCGATTAATAAGATCTTGACTTTGTATTACGAGCGATTACATTCAAATTCAGTAGTTAATCATGTATCTATCACTGTCTAATTTGTTGATCACACGTTTTCATCTCGAAATGGGATGAGCCTTCTCCCTCTAAATTGTTTtctatttcatccaaaaaatcacCACCATATTTGTGGATATCCATGATGCctggagaaaaaggaaaaaaaaaaagaaagggatgaATCATTAAAGCTTTCAACGAGGCCATTTGTCCATCCCTAGGGGCATCAGCCGCTAATGGATTGTGGGAAAAAGTAGTACTATTCTGGTTTGTTGCTTCATCAAGCTTTGGCAAATGTTCATCTCAAGTCTTTGAAGACTCTATACGATCAGGTTATGCAGCGTGGACCTTTGTCTCCAGGTCCTCTGCAGGtagttatttttctagtatagtATGAACTATGAATTAGTAGTAGTAGGTGTTCATCAGCTTAAATCTTACAGCTTTTATGAGTATCAGTTTGAAGATCAAGCCACTCATAGACTTCCAAATAATTACGTACGGATCATCGCGGTGTTTTTTGGGTCTTAAAAGGCGGATTCATTATTGAGGACGGGAACAGAAAACGGGGTGATTTCCAGTTTCTCTGCGCTATATGAATCACTTTTACTGGTATTACTCTCGATTTTGTTAACATCTTAGACGCTAAGAAAATTATAATATCTGTGATGCAACTATTGTTATTTTCTAAGAAAACACCATTTGGGCGCAGTTGGCAAATTTCAAGTTTTAACCATAACTGGAGGGATGAAATATTTGAATGCTAAAAATGAGGGTCTAAAATGAATCAGAATGGTCCAAGATATCTAGGAActaaaatgaattaaaattGCCAGTTAGAATTCCACATCCATGTGATGGATTGGACGATCCATTTGTGTTTTTGCAGGGATGTGGCTGACGACCAAGTTCTCTACGTAACGGGGCCCATTTCAGGAGGTCAGGATGAATTACGGCAGACCTATTTCAGTAGCTTCTTCCCCAATAATCCAAGAAGCCTGCCTAAGGGAATCTTTAAATGGGCCGTGCCTCGTGAACGATCAAAGCAGCACCATTGCAGAAGTAAAGTCGGCCTTTTAAGTTTTGCCAAACTCGGGGTCCTTAGGACTAGAGAGAAGCCCAAAGGTATAAGAAGCCGAATGGCACCAAACAACACAATGTATTTATTACTTGCCTCCCTATATCTCCTtcgaaaaaattttttttttttgcatgccAAGATCTTGTtaattcatgataaaaacttaaCTCTAtctaaggggaaaaaaaagggggggaagAGCAAACGTCGTAAACAGTCACCAAGCTATTTTTAATTGTATATTTTAGTCACCAAACTTTTTATTTACCCAAAATGGTCACTAAACTAATGAGTAAATAAGTACATTTTGGATTACTAAACTAACAAAAGTGCATTTTTTCGTCACTCATGTAAAGAAAATGCGTGCTTATCGGTCGCAAAATGCATGCTTTAAATAGTTAAATAAACTACTTTggctaaataaaaaaaagtttaatgaCCAAAATAAAGAAGGTTCAATAATCACTTTTATCATTTGGTCTTGAGAACCAAACTTGAAACTACCAACTCCTAGTCCTAACCTTTTTTCATAGGCCTTAccagcaataaaaaaaaaatttttttgcccttttttgcGTAAGTCGCAGTAAGTTACTCAAAGTGTATTGCTTTGTTTTGAATGCGTGATTACTGATTAATTAGGCCAAATATCAAAAACTAAACACACTCATTCAGGTTAAAgatagaaaccggaattcatgcACAACGGATCTTGTGTCCCACActctgtgccactctctgtcccattttttattttattgttatttcttctatataaacatcatgttttagttctcaTGTGATGTAGTAGTTGATCAACGATGAATGATCAATCTCAAGTCTCAacaccccaaaaaaataaataaaaaatctgTGAGTGCAGGCAAGTGGTCACCCACCCACCATAATGCCATATTCATATTTTGGATTCGACTTGGGCAAATAATTGTGCAACAAAAGCCCGGGCAAATAGGCAAGTAACAGTCGAGAGGACGATATTTTTTCAGAGTTGTTGGCATCATCTGATTCTTGAACAGCGACAGGAGCCTCCAAGCTCTTGTGGTACCGTCAAAATACTACTGCTCCGAAAGCACTGCATCTACCCAAAGATAAACGAGAGACAAAGTTACAACAGTCATGGGTCATTATCTCAGGCGACAGTGAGAAGAGAATTAAAACACAAGTTATCTAATGGATACGAACAAATGATGACACAAAGCGAATTTTAATACTTCATCCTCCTCGTTAATTGGTACAGGACAGGAGCCAgcaatactattattattattgtcatCTACCCGTAGGCTTTGAAGCCTTCAGTGCATCGTACGTACTCAAGCTCAGTATATACTGTGCTAGTACCATTTCTGCACTAGAGGGGAAAGCGATCTCGATGTACTACTATCCATCATCCGTGCTCCTTGCACTAAACGCCGAGGGATGCTAATGCTAGAAAACTTGACTGGTGGTGAAAATCAGACTGCTGTTGtttgctttttcttcttcaagaaaataaatgataatgGGTGATTTTTGCAAGCACTAAAAATGACAAAGAATATCTTTTTGCAAACTGTTATGCTACTACTACATCTATGGCGTATAGATAGAacagttggaaagaaaaaagagagtaGTGTTAGGTGCAAAATTCTTGACTTTTCAGCACTTCACCAATTAATCATACAATTATATATTACGGAGTGCACAGGAGAATTCGAATTTCGAAATCTGGTAGTGGGTAATCTGCTTCCTTCCCCCCCCCGGTTTTCCCCATAAAATTCCCTTGCACTATTTAAGTCTCTGTTCATATATATAACAACTCGAGAACGAAGCGATGAAATTGCAGAATTTTGCCAAAGTGAAGTGAATGGAACAAGTTGACGACTGAAGAAGATTACCACCGATCGATGAAAAGAGAGACGAAGAGGAGAGAATATGGTTGACTGAAGCAGGGATTTTGCAAAGAAGGAAAGCTTGGATTCCTAAGAGATTTGCATATGTGCGTAAGCGGTCACGAGATTGTCAGAGATGCCTGCTGTGCTGTGCTGAGGAAGGAGATGGACTCTGGGTCTGGTCTGCTTCTGGTTGGTTGTGGAGGGACTTTGGACGCGCTCTAATGAATAGTAACGCCTTCCATTCCAAGCCTCAGGTCTCAGGCATCAATTCTATTCTATTCTATCTTACGTACGTTGTTGCATtgcatctctctctctttctttcttcaattccttcttTAAGGACACGTCGCTCCACAAAGTAATCTTTTTTCTTCAccttttgcttttctctttttccatttttacaTCTTTTCAGAAAAGAGCCCCAAGTTGGACGAATCAAAATTCGAGGCCCCTTCCTCCCTCCGccctttttttttagtatatacatatatatatgtatatcttTGTTAGTTACTACTTTTGTATACACTATTGGCTATGTACATTACTTGTATGCTTTTTATACTAAAACTTTATAGTCATTCGAATATCTTATTTTAAGTGACTAGATTTTAAAGTTAAGGATTGGTCTTGTCTTTTGGGTTTGCGTGtctacatacatacatacatacgcAATCCTCAGCCGCACCTTCTTGTCTGCTATGCTTCTTCTACGTAGTTTTCTGGGGGATCCTGTGTGGATATTTTCCATTTCTAGTAATTGGTCAATGTTCTactaataactaattaataatgcTTGTCCATTACAACAATATATTCTTAAGCATAGGCTACAACAAACTCTACCATCTTTACTTTATTTCCCAAGCTTGATTAGTATGGTGAAAAGCAAGGGAAGAGCTAGCTCAGCTTCGTTAATTTGGACTACATTAGCCTGTAATGAAACAACGGACAAATTAATCTTAGGTTCCACTTTAattttttgcttgaaaatatttGTTACCTAATACCCATGAAAAGATTATTGTCTTGTCTACGACACTTACAAGTTTTAGTTTAGAATCATAGATCAATGTATATGCAGAGGGGATCGGCTTGTGTAACATGATACGAGCATTGAACAAACAAATTTTATGATACATGAAAGAGTTCAAGGCTCCAAGCTCACATTTTTTCAACCTCGGAATTTCGTCTAGTACAAGATTTTCTCAGccagggcaaaaaaaaaaaaaaaaaaaacagtaaaaGAATGGCAGCAGTTAACCAAGAATTAGAGATTTCCCTCTTGTCTTTGTAACCAAGAATTTTGATTACAAATCAGCAGACTTCCTTCCAaatttccctttcattttccaTGTTCGTATGCACGATTTAGAGATGTTACTGTTGGACAACTTTCACAAAAAAGGAAGCACACCAGCTTTTTAGCTGTAAATTCTCAATAGTCCCTTAGCTTTTGACACCCCGTTTTCAAGTTCCCTTAATCTCTCCTTCCTTCACATCATCACATGTGCCTTCTTAACCCCATCTCTAAAGTAGCAGTAGTAACTTCTCAGAAGCCTAGGCCCTTCTTGAGCCCCCCCTTTCTCCCCCACCATCTTCTTTAGAGCGTTTTTACTTACCTTTTTCTCTTTGAAAATTATCATCCCAGATAATGAGCTGCGAAGATGGTGCTATTTTCAGTTACAACTTCAGGCCTAAGGTTTCTCCAGACTTAATTCTTTTGAAGTCTTGACAAGCTAAGCCacattttcaagaaaatggGCAGAGCAACAAGGTGGTTGAAGAGTTTGTTTGGGATAAAGAGGGATAAGGGCCAGAAGGAGATTAATCCAAATTCCGGTAGCCAGAGAGAAAACAAATGGACGGGAATGGGCCATTCGGGAAGAGACACTGCTGATGGGCTGTGTTCAAATCCAAACACCATTCCACCCAATATTACCCCGGCTGAGGCTGCATGGTTGAGATCTTTCTACGCTGACTCTGGTGACAAGGAGCAAAGCAAGCATGCCATAGCAGTTGCTGCAGCCACCGCCGCTGCCGCTGACGCCGCCGTTGCCGCTGCACAGGCTGCGGTGGCCGTGGTTAGGCTCACCAGTCAAGGCAGAGGAGGGACCATGTTTGGTGGTGGTGGTAGTCGTGAAAAGTGGGCCGTTACAAAAATTCAAAGTGTTTTCCGCGGATTCTTGGTAATtaattactactactactacttttGCTTCGAAGGTGTATAACGTATATTTGACTGACAGACACGGTTTCTTAGTATCGTAGTCACATCCGTTTCCttgtcttctttctttttttttggttgtccCTTTTACCATTATGCATTAATTTTGGTTCGTTCTTACTAGAAAAATGGAAATTGCTAAACGGGTATGGTGTGAATTAATCAGGCAAGGAAGGCACTGAGggctttgaaaggacttgtgaAACTACAAGCACTAGTGAGAGGTTATTTGGTGCGTAAACAGGCGTTCGCTACATTTCACAGCATGCAAGCTCTTATAAGAGCACAGGCCAATGTTCGTGCCCAAAAAGCTCGAGGCCTCCTCGATTCTACTGCTGCAAGTTCAAACCGGCAGTTTCATGCTGCAAATTCCGCGGTAAGAACTTGTCTCTGTGCATCTATTTTTGCAAGGAATTACATCTTAATTTAATTTGTATCCATCTTGGTTAATTAGCAGGAAAAGTTTGATGAGGGTAGAAGTAGGCAGAATTCATTTCATAACAGAAGGCTCTCTGCATCGTTTGATAGCATTAACTCAAATGCAATCGATGAAATCCCAAAGATTGTGGAGATAGATACTGGAAGGCCTAAATCAAGATCCAGAAGAAGCAGCGCCTGGGTATCAGATTCCATTTCCGGGGATGCCCAGACTCTATCCTCTTCGTGTCAATGCCGACATCCTCCGCCCCACCTATCGATCCCTGATTGCAGAAACTCTCAAGACTCCGACTGGGGACTGACTGGGGACGAATGCCGCTTCTCCACCCCTCAAAGCACTCCCAGATTCTCCAATTCTTGTGGGACAAATCCACCTGTCACGCCAGCCAAGAGTGTTTGCGTGGAAAGCTTATTCAGGAATTGCCCAAATTATATGGCTAATACGCAGTCATTTAAGGCCAAACTGAGGTCTTACAGCGCACCGAAGCAAAGGCCTGAACCGGGGTCCAAGAGGAGGCTATCGCTCAATGAAATGATGGAGTCCAGAAGTAGTCTAAGTGGGGTCCGAATGCAGAGGTCATGCTCTCAAGTCCAAGAAGTTTTGAGTTTCAGGAATGCTGTTGTCGGTAGGCTTGCAAGGTCTTCAGAATTCTCAAAAGAGCAATTATACAACAGGGATTCTTACTCGGAAGAATATTTTGAGTAGCGATCGAAAGAATGTGCTGCAACTATCAATTCGCAAGCGCAAACAGAGCATGTAATTGTCTAGAATCTAGAT
Protein-coding sequences here:
- the LOC113694200 gene encoding protein IQ-domain 26-like isoform X2; translated protein: MGRATRWLKSLFGIKRDKGQKEINPNSGSQRENKWTGMGHSGRDTADGLCSNPNTIPPNITPAEAAWLRSFYADSGDKEQSKHAIAVAAATAAAADAAVAAAQAAVAVVRLTSQGRGGTMFGGGGSREKWAVTKIQSVFRGFLARKALRALKGLVKLQALVRGYLVRKQAFATFHSMQALIRAQANVRAQKARGLLDSTAASSNRQFHAANSAEKFDEGRSRQNSFHNRRLSASFDSINSNAIDEIPKIVEIDTGRPKSRSRRSSAWVSDSISGDAQTLSSSCQCRHPPPHLSIPDCRNSQDSDWGLTGDECRFSTPQSTPRFSNSCGTNPPVTPAKSVCVESLFRNCPNYMANTQSFKAKLRSYSAPKQRPEPGSKRRLSLNEMMESRSSLSGVRMQRSCSQVQEVLSFRNAVVGRLARSSEFSKEQLYNRDSYSEEYFE
- the LOC113694200 gene encoding protein IQ-domain 26-like isoform X1; the encoded protein is MGRATRWLKSLFGIKRDKGQKEINPNSGSQRENKWTGMGHSGRDTADGLCSNPNTIPPNITPAEAAWLRSFYADSGDKEQSKHAIAVAAATAAAADAAVAAAQAAVAVVRLTSQGRGGTMFGGGGSREKWAVTKIQSVFRGFLARKALRALKGLVKLQALVRGYLVRKQAFATFHSMQALIRAQANVRAQKARGLLDSTAASSNRQFHAANSAQEKFDEGRSRQNSFHNRRLSASFDSINSNAIDEIPKIVEIDTGRPKSRSRRSSAWVSDSISGDAQTLSSSCQCRHPPPHLSIPDCRNSQDSDWGLTGDECRFSTPQSTPRFSNSCGTNPPVTPAKSVCVESLFRNCPNYMANTQSFKAKLRSYSAPKQRPEPGSKRRLSLNEMMESRSSLSGVRMQRSCSQVQEVLSFRNAVVGRLARSSEFSKEQLYNRDSYSEEYFE